The proteins below are encoded in one region of Sphingobacterium sp. R2:
- the rbfA gene encoding 30S ribosome-binding factor RbfA, producing the protein MGTESKRQQRFAGVIQQDLAALFQREGHSWAPGAFITVTRVRVTPDLAIARVYVSFLNTKTAQEGIKAIRSKTAEIRYKLGAKIKNQVKIVPQLEFFLDDTNEYVEHMDKLFDEISKEPRQPE; encoded by the coding sequence ATGGGAACAGAAAGCAAGAGACAGCAACGTTTTGCTGGGGTAATTCAACAGGATTTAGCGGCATTATTTCAACGCGAGGGTCATTCATGGGCTCCCGGAGCATTTATTACGGTTACACGTGTTCGTGTTACGCCAGATTTGGCGATCGCACGCGTTTATGTGAGCTTTTTAAACACCAAGACAGCACAGGAAGGCATTAAGGCGATTCGTTCCAAAACAGCTGAAATACGTTACAAACTAGGCGCAAAAATTAAGAACCAAGTAAAGATCGTTCCTCAATTGGAATTTTTCCTTGACGACACCAACGAATATGTTGAACACATGGATAAACTATTTGATGAGATCAGTAAAGAGCCACGCCAACCAGAATAA
- a CDS encoding suppressor of fused domain protein: MSSGAEESASERKDPEITPGGSTVYRYEDQSEDKDPKNLFPEIQCVYLDEIEEHLTKYIAEPDMVFHEIVSELVHIDVHWIKPSANYPYHILVTSGMSDLPMNVPDEVENKETYERAELMVVLPADWKIGEEEFQDDDNYWPVYFLKRLARFPHEYKTWLGYGHTIPNGMEAEDIANTGFGCMLLLPPMLSFDEDFLELKTKDGNIINFYAMIPVYKEEMDYKLEEGTDALLDRFDEYGISELVDIDRPNVCKDR, from the coding sequence ATGAGCAGCGGAGCGGAAGAGTCCGCATCTGAAAGAAAGGATCCGGAAATTACACCTGGAGGATCTACCGTCTACCGTTATGAAGATCAGTCTGAAGATAAAGATCCTAAGAACTTATTTCCGGAGATCCAATGTGTCTATCTGGATGAAATAGAGGAACACTTGACAAAATATATCGCCGAACCCGATATGGTGTTTCATGAGATTGTCTCCGAACTAGTCCATATTGATGTGCATTGGATAAAACCAAGTGCAAATTATCCATATCATATATTGGTCACCTCAGGTATGAGTGATTTACCGATGAATGTTCCGGATGAGGTGGAAAATAAGGAAACTTATGAACGTGCTGAGTTAATGGTTGTGTTGCCCGCAGATTGGAAAATAGGGGAAGAAGAATTTCAGGACGATGACAATTATTGGCCAGTATACTTTTTGAAAAGATTAGCAAGGTTTCCACATGAGTACAAAACCTGGTTAGGTTATGGGCATACCATTCCCAATGGAATGGAAGCCGAAGATATCGCAAATACCGGGTTTGGTTGTATGTTACTGCTTCCGCCTATGCTAAGTTTTGATGAAGACTTTTTGGAGTTGAAAACTAAAGATGGAAATATCATCAATTTTTATGCGATGATTCCGGTATATAAGGAAGAGATGGATTATAAACTCGAGGAGGGCACCGATGCCCTTTTAGATCGTTTTGATGAATACGGAATTTCCGAACTGGTTGATATTGATCGCCCTAATGTTTGTAAAGATAGATAG
- a CDS encoding DNA topoisomerase 3: MKVVIAEKPSVARDLARVMGAKEVKDGYIAGNGYAFTYAFGHLVQLCTPQAYGYNSWTISNLPIIPQSFKLESKKVKRDGKQMDDTGAVKQLNTIKSLLDQAEEIIVATDAGREGELIFRNIYYFLGSKVPFKRLWISSQTDKAIKEGFANLKDGTEYDSLYMSARSRSESDWLIGINATQAITLAAGNKGLLSLGRVQTPTLAMICSRYLENKDFKPQAFYKIQAGFEKDNISFKATSAKIDKKDVAEQTVARLTIGSNARVAKVEAKETKEQPPLLFDLTSLQQDANKKYGYSADQTLNIAQTLYEKKVITYPRTGSRYIGEDVFETIGTLFQHLADTAEESIASIAKNLISAKLNKRSVDDKKVTDHHALLVTDEKPGPMLKEQQNIYNMIAKRMVESFSEVCIKDITTVTIDAQGVELIAKGTVIKQYGWRLSAEQIEAPDEDKNNEDQDNENAQLPKLLVEELLEILTLELAERFTKARPIHTEASLLKAMETSGKEIEDDEMRQAMKDCGLGTPATRAATIETLFQRDYIKRDKKKLIPTEKGLAVYNLVKDRSIAKVTLTGKWEQKLEEMRANKVSYDVFMKHIKDYTAKITKELLTLRISLAQAEVKPQQKGKIKCPKCERGLILLYDKVAQCDHYARGCDFKIWRTLNGVFLDEKEMKNLLEKGKTSEFKGVKNNEGTLVNAPLVFENFKVNVG, from the coding sequence ATGAAGGTTGTAATTGCTGAAAAGCCCTCCGTGGCACGTGATCTAGCTCGGGTGATGGGGGCGAAGGAAGTCAAAGACGGGTATATCGCCGGTAATGGTTATGCTTTTACATATGCTTTCGGACATTTGGTCCAACTCTGTACACCTCAGGCCTACGGATATAATTCGTGGACAATCTCAAACTTGCCAATCATTCCACAAAGCTTTAAACTGGAATCGAAAAAGGTGAAGCGTGATGGCAAGCAGATGGACGATACTGGGGCAGTGAAACAGCTTAATACCATTAAATCCCTTTTGGATCAAGCCGAAGAAATTATTGTGGCTACCGATGCCGGACGGGAAGGGGAATTGATCTTTCGCAATATATATTATTTTTTAGGGTCAAAAGTGCCGTTTAAGCGCTTGTGGATTTCAAGCCAAACGGATAAAGCCATTAAAGAGGGGTTTGCCAATTTAAAGGACGGTACGGAATACGATAGCCTGTACATGTCTGCACGTTCACGCTCGGAGTCGGACTGGCTGATCGGTATCAATGCAACACAAGCCATCACCTTAGCAGCTGGTAATAAGGGCCTACTTTCTTTAGGACGCGTGCAGACACCAACTTTGGCCATGATCTGTTCGCGCTATCTGGAAAATAAAGACTTTAAACCGCAGGCATTTTATAAAATTCAGGCCGGGTTTGAAAAAGACAATATCAGTTTTAAAGCTACCTCAGCTAAAATTGATAAGAAGGATGTGGCGGAACAAACCGTTGCGCGACTCACGATTGGTTCCAATGCACGCGTGGCAAAGGTAGAAGCCAAAGAAACAAAAGAGCAACCACCGCTGTTGTTTGATTTAACATCGCTACAACAGGATGCGAATAAAAAATATGGTTATTCGGCCGATCAGACACTCAATATTGCGCAAACACTGTACGAAAAGAAGGTTATTACTTACCCGCGTACGGGTTCCCGTTATATTGGTGAAGATGTTTTTGAAACAATTGGCACACTTTTTCAACATTTGGCAGATACTGCAGAAGAATCCATTGCATCAATCGCAAAAAATCTGATCAGTGCAAAATTGAACAAACGCTCTGTCGATGACAAAAAGGTAACTGATCACCATGCCCTTTTAGTGACTGATGAAAAACCCGGACCCATGTTGAAAGAGCAGCAGAATATCTACAATATGATTGCCAAGCGCATGGTCGAAAGTTTTTCGGAAGTATGTATAAAAGATATTACTACCGTTACGATAGATGCACAAGGTGTTGAACTCATTGCCAAAGGTACTGTGATTAAGCAATACGGCTGGCGGTTGTCTGCAGAGCAGATCGAGGCTCCGGATGAAGACAAGAACAATGAGGATCAGGACAACGAAAATGCGCAATTACCGAAGCTGTTAGTCGAAGAATTATTGGAGATTCTGACCCTCGAACTTGCCGAACGTTTTACTAAAGCCAGACCCATACATACCGAAGCCTCATTATTGAAGGCCATGGAAACTTCGGGAAAGGAAATTGAAGACGATGAAATGCGCCAAGCCATGAAAGACTGTGGCCTAGGTACCCCAGCTACACGTGCTGCAACCATTGAGACGCTTTTTCAACGTGACTATATAAAGCGCGATAAGAAAAAACTGATCCCCACAGAAAAGGGACTGGCCGTGTATAACCTTGTAAAGGATCGTTCCATCGCTAAGGTAACTTTGACCGGTAAATGGGAACAGAAGCTGGAAGAAATGCGGGCGAATAAGGTTTCCTATGATGTTTTTATGAAGCATATTAAGGATTACACCGCCAAAATTACAAAAGAACTGTTGACACTGCGGATTTCACTTGCGCAGGCGGAAGTTAAACCTCAGCAGAAAGGAAAAATAAAATGTCCGAAATGTGAGCGCGGGTTAATTTTGCTCTATGATAAAGTCGCCCAATGTGACCATTATGCCCGTGGATGTGATTTTAAGATCTGGCGGACATTGAACGGTGTCTTTCTAGACGAAAAAGAGATGAAGAACCTGTTGGAGAAGGGAAAAACTTCGGAGTTTAAAGGTGTGAAAAATAACGAAGGCACTCTTGTCAATGCGCCGCTTGTGTTTGAAAATTTTAAAGTCAACGTGGGATAA
- the argH gene encoding argininosuccinate lyase: MKIWQKNIDVDSFVESFTVGNDRVMDLQLAAADVLGSLAHTRMLNSIDLMTDEDLALVQQELKNIYSEILAGDFSIEDSVEDVHSQVEMLLTQRIGEAGKKIHSGRSRNDQVLVDLKLYFRSEIQHIIHNTEAFFSELIKLSEQYKHILIPGYTHLQIAMPSSFGLWFGAYAESLVDDLEMMRAAWKVCNKNPLGSAAGYGSSFPLDRTLTTQLLGFEDLNYNVVYAQMGRGKTERILAQGMSSIAATLAKFAMDVCLYINQNFGFISFPAHLTTGSSIMPHKKNPDVFELIRSRCNKIQALPNEIALMTTNLPSGYHRDLQLLKENLFPAFQSLNECLEIATFMLENISVKENILDDPKYDYLFSVEVVNNEVLKGVPFREAYRTIGIDIDEGRFKPSKEVNHTHEGSIGNLCNDQIQRMFEEVKATFCFDKVNSAIDDLLK; the protein is encoded by the coding sequence ATGAAAATCTGGCAAAAAAATATAGATGTAGATTCTTTTGTAGAATCATTTACTGTGGGCAATGACCGGGTCATGGATCTGCAACTTGCTGCTGCAGATGTTTTGGGCTCATTGGCTCACACACGTATGTTGAACAGTATAGATCTCATGACGGATGAGGATCTGGCCCTCGTTCAGCAAGAGCTAAAAAATATCTATAGCGAAATCCTTGCTGGAGATTTTAGCATTGAAGATTCTGTGGAAGACGTGCACTCGCAGGTTGAAATGCTGCTTACACAGCGTATCGGTGAGGCAGGTAAAAAAATACATTCGGGCAGATCCCGTAATGATCAGGTATTGGTCGATCTAAAGTTGTACTTTCGCTCCGAAATTCAACATATCATCCACAATACAGAAGCGTTTTTTAGCGAATTAATAAAACTCAGCGAGCAGTATAAGCATATCCTAATCCCTGGTTACACCCATTTGCAGATCGCCATGCCTTCATCGTTTGGGTTGTGGTTTGGTGCATACGCCGAAAGCCTTGTCGATGATCTGGAGATGATGCGTGCAGCCTGGAAGGTTTGTAATAAAAACCCGTTGGGATCCGCTGCAGGTTATGGCTCATCTTTCCCTTTAGATAGGACCCTGACCACACAATTGTTGGGATTTGAGGATCTCAATTATAATGTGGTCTATGCGCAGATGGGACGCGGTAAGACCGAACGTATCTTGGCACAGGGTATGAGTTCAATAGCTGCAACCTTAGCTAAGTTTGCCATGGACGTATGTCTTTATATAAACCAGAATTTTGGATTTATCTCATTTCCTGCCCATTTGACCACAGGATCGAGTATTATGCCACATAAGAAAAATCCTGATGTCTTTGAGTTGATCCGATCACGCTGTAACAAGATTCAAGCATTGCCCAATGAGATCGCATTGATGACTACAAATTTGCCATCCGGTTACCATAGGGATCTTCAGTTGTTAAAAGAGAATTTATTCCCGGCTTTCCAATCACTCAATGAATGTCTTGAAATTGCAACCTTCATGTTGGAAAACATATCCGTTAAAGAAAATATCCTAGACGATCCAAAATATGATTATCTATTCTCCGTAGAAGTGGTCAATAATGAAGTCCTTAAAGGGGTGCCGTTCCGTGAAGCCTATCGAACTATAGGTATTGATATTGATGAAGGGCGCTTCAAGCCATCGAAAGAAGTAAATCATACCCACGAAGGAAGTATTGGAAATCTATGCAATGATCAGATTCAACGTATGTTTGAAGAGGTCAAAGCGACTTTTTGTTTTGACAAAGTTAATTCTGCAATAGACGATCTTTTAAAATAA
- a CDS encoding aldose epimerase family protein, whose amino-acid sequence MTKYQTLIPKHFEGTIDGKNTHLLLLKNEGGMQVLLTDYGARIVSILVPDNKGNLVDVALGFDSIQAYLDSDEKYHGCTAGRFANRIADGKFKLNGKQYTLPQNNGNNCLHGGISGFHDKVWDRRVTYQSHVEFYYVSPDGEEGFPGNLKVMVSYTLSRNNEIIIKYHAQSDADTHINLTNHTYFNLDGEGSGDVLQQILQINSDEVLFVDENQIPNAIVPVEGTAFDFRTPKPIVQDITANNEQLIAAKGYDHCYVNNQPISQPCATVYSKNTGIQLDVFTTEPGVQLYTANWMTGNDFGKKGHRYLPYAGFCLETQHFPDTPNQEDFPPTLLQAGESFDSETHFKFSIKK is encoded by the coding sequence ATGACAAAATATCAAACACTTATTCCAAAACATTTTGAAGGTACAATTGACGGCAAAAACACGCATTTGCTCTTATTAAAAAATGAAGGGGGGATGCAAGTCCTCTTAACTGACTACGGTGCACGTATTGTCAGTATTTTGGTTCCTGACAACAAAGGAAATTTGGTAGACGTTGCACTGGGTTTTGATTCTATTCAGGCCTATCTTGATTCTGACGAGAAATACCATGGTTGTACTGCAGGGCGTTTCGCAAACCGCATTGCAGATGGTAAATTTAAACTCAACGGAAAACAGTATACACTTCCTCAAAACAATGGCAACAATTGTCTTCATGGCGGTATATCCGGTTTTCATGACAAGGTTTGGGATAGAAGGGTTACCTACCAATCGCACGTCGAATTTTATTATGTTTCTCCAGATGGCGAGGAAGGTTTTCCTGGGAACCTAAAAGTGATGGTTTCCTATACCTTATCGCGAAATAATGAGATCATTATCAAATATCATGCGCAATCTGATGCCGATACACACATCAACTTAACTAACCATACATACTTCAATCTGGACGGAGAAGGTAGTGGTGACGTGTTGCAGCAGATCCTTCAGATCAATTCAGATGAAGTTTTATTTGTAGACGAGAATCAGATACCGAATGCAATAGTACCAGTGGAGGGCACTGCCTTCGACTTTCGCACACCCAAACCTATTGTACAAGATATTACTGCAAATAACGAACAATTGATTGCTGCCAAAGGCTATGACCATTGTTATGTCAACAACCAGCCTATTTCGCAGCCTTGCGCAACGGTCTATTCAAAAAATACGGGCATTCAGCTGGATGTTTTTACCACTGAACCGGGTGTGCAGCTTTATACAGCAAATTGGATGACTGGAAATGATTTTGGCAAAAAAGGCCATAGGTATCTCCCTTATGCCGGATTCTGCCTTGAAACGCAGCATTTCCCGGATACGCCCAACCAAGAAGACTTTCCTCCTACTTTGTTGCAAGCCGGAGAGTCATTTGACTCCGAGACACACTTTAAGTTCTCAATAAAAAAATAA
- a CDS encoding TIGR01777 family oxidoreductase has protein sequence MDKIVIAGGTGFVGQYLSKRFQTLGFQVVVIGRRRGTIQWDDHSSISEALENAAILINLAGKSVNCRYTKKNKAEIFSSRTATTTLLGELIAGCTNPPKLWLNSSTATIYRHAEDRPMTESSGEIGTGFSVDVAKLWEKTFFDFKLEKTRQVALRMAIVLGPDGGVILPFKNLVRAGLGGIQGNGQQYFSWIHIEDLFQIILFLQGRDDIDGIINCAAPNPIMNKTFMSTFRQVMNRKIGLPSPKWLLEIGAALIGTETELLLKSRWVLPERLDNNAYRFKFPTISTALEDILQPG, from the coding sequence ATGGATAAAATAGTCATTGCTGGAGGAACAGGTTTTGTTGGACAATATCTTTCCAAGAGATTTCAAACTTTAGGTTTTCAAGTTGTTGTGATTGGACGTCGACGGGGCACTATTCAATGGGATGATCATTCCAGCATTTCTGAGGCGCTGGAAAATGCGGCCATTCTAATCAATCTAGCCGGAAAATCTGTCAATTGTCGATACACTAAAAAAAATAAAGCCGAAATATTTTCCTCACGAACAGCAACGACTACGCTTCTCGGCGAGCTCATAGCAGGCTGTACCAATCCACCAAAATTGTGGCTCAACTCAAGTACGGCGACCATCTATCGGCACGCCGAAGATCGTCCGATGACAGAAAGTTCGGGGGAAATCGGAACAGGTTTTTCCGTTGATGTTGCAAAATTATGGGAAAAGACTTTTTTCGACTTCAAATTGGAAAAGACAAGACAGGTGGCACTTCGGATGGCGATTGTTTTGGGGCCCGATGGGGGTGTTATCCTGCCTTTTAAAAATCTTGTCCGCGCTGGACTGGGTGGTATACAGGGAAATGGCCAGCAATATTTTAGCTGGATCCATATTGAAGATCTATTTCAAATCATTTTATTCTTACAAGGTCGTGATGACATCGACGGTATCATAAATTGTGCGGCCCCCAATCCGATTATGAATAAGACTTTTATGTCGACCTTTCGACAGGTAATGAACCGCAAAATTGGCCTGCCATCTCCAAAATGGCTACTGGAAATAGGTGCGGCTTTAATAGGTACGGAGACAGAGCTGCTTTTAAAAAGCCGTTGGGTATTACCGGAAAGATTGGACAATAATGCTTACAGGTTCAAATTTCCTACCATTTCAACTGCGCTAGAGGATATTCTGCAGCCGGGATAG
- the lat gene encoding L-lysine 6-transaminase, which yields MNNVHERLSKHILADGFPLVMDMEKSHGSYVVDENGDKYLDMFSMFASMAVGYNHPHLVNQRDFLGKMAVNKPAMSDIYTKEFADFVDTFDRVAIPKELSYAFFISGGTLAVENALKAAFDWKTRLNFAQGIQKEASQVIHFKQAFHGRSGYTLSLTNTQDPRKYLYFPKFNWPRITNPKLSYPLTKEHIDQTIALEKQAVYEIHEALATNPHDIACILIEPIQGEGGDNHFRKEFFLQLRKICDENQILLIFDEVQTGLGITGKMWAYQHYNIIPDIIAFGKKAQVCGILASKEKFDQVEHHVFKESSRINSTFGGDFMDMLRFKLILEVIEQENLVQNAAEKGRYLQGELQKLITKKTQLSNLRGEGLFVALDFDTESERNEFIKNAYANKLIMLGCGEKSVRFRPHLNVSYTDIDKTITLMEKSIS from the coding sequence ATGAATAATGTACATGAAAGATTAAGCAAACATATATTAGCTGATGGATTTCCTTTGGTGATGGATATGGAAAAATCCCATGGTTCTTATGTCGTAGATGAAAATGGTGACAAATACCTGGATATGTTCAGCATGTTTGCATCGATGGCCGTGGGCTACAATCATCCCCATTTGGTCAACCAACGTGATTTTTTAGGTAAAATGGCAGTCAATAAACCTGCTATGTCGGATATCTACACGAAAGAGTTTGCTGATTTTGTTGACACATTTGATCGCGTGGCCATACCGAAAGAACTTTCCTATGCCTTTTTCATCTCGGGGGGAACCCTTGCCGTGGAAAATGCTTTAAAAGCTGCTTTCGACTGGAAAACAAGGCTGAATTTTGCCCAAGGAATACAAAAAGAAGCAAGCCAAGTTATTCACTTTAAACAGGCATTTCACGGTAGATCTGGCTATACGCTATCCTTGACAAATACACAAGACCCCAGAAAATACCTCTATTTTCCCAAGTTCAACTGGCCACGCATTACCAATCCGAAGCTGAGCTACCCCTTAACAAAGGAACATATTGATCAAACCATTGCTTTGGAGAAACAAGCTGTCTACGAAATACATGAAGCCCTTGCAACGAACCCACATGATATCGCCTGTATCTTAATTGAACCGATTCAAGGTGAAGGCGGCGACAATCATTTTCGGAAGGAATTTTTCTTACAACTCCGTAAAATCTGTGACGAAAATCAAATTCTATTGATCTTTGACGAAGTACAAACGGGATTGGGAATCACTGGAAAAATGTGGGCTTACCAACATTACAATATAATTCCCGATATCATTGCCTTTGGCAAAAAAGCACAGGTATGCGGCATACTGGCCAGCAAAGAAAAATTTGATCAGGTGGAACACCATGTTTTCAAAGAATCAAGTCGTATCAATTCCACATTTGGTGGCGATTTTATGGATATGCTTCGCTTCAAATTAATTCTTGAAGTCATAGAACAGGAAAATTTGGTTCAAAATGCAGCCGAAAAAGGACGCTACCTGCAAGGGGAGCTCCAGAAGTTGATCACAAAAAAAACACAGCTGTCTAATTTAAGGGGTGAGGGACTATTTGTTGCATTGGATTTTGACACTGAAAGCGAGCGCAATGAATTTATCAAAAATGCCTATGCAAATAAGCTTATTATGTTAGGTTGTGGTGAGAAAAGTGTTCGCTTTAGACCGCATCTTAATGTGAGTTATACGGATATCGACAAAACGATCACCCTAATGGAAAAAAGTATTTCCTAA
- a CDS encoding GbsR/MarR family transcriptional regulator: MELQEAKQQFIDTWGALGSEWGINKSVAQVHALLLSASNPMSTDEIMEKLVISRGNANMSIRQLIDYGIVYKKHIAGDRKEYFVAEKEVLKWAMKIAVMRKQKELDPVMDILKDISRNTEKDQTAEGKEFHKTVKDIQNLTDQLETIANKIFNTSGGDLLIKLIKLMM, translated from the coding sequence ATGGAATTACAAGAAGCAAAACAACAGTTCATAGACACCTGGGGCGCATTAGGTTCTGAATGGGGGATCAACAAATCTGTTGCGCAGGTTCATGCCCTACTCCTTTCCGCAAGCAATCCCATGTCTACAGATGAGATTATGGAAAAGTTGGTGATCTCCCGCGGGAATGCCAATATGAGTATCCGGCAATTGATCGATTATGGTATTGTCTACAAAAAACATATTGCTGGTGATCGAAAAGAATATTTCGTCGCAGAGAAAGAGGTCTTAAAATGGGCGATGAAAATTGCAGTGATGCGTAAGCAGAAAGAGCTTGACCCCGTTATGGATATTCTAAAGGATATAAGCCGGAATACCGAAAAGGACCAGACTGCAGAAGGCAAGGAGTTCCATAAAACGGTAAAGGACATCCAAAATCTGACGGATCAACTCGAAACTATTGCCAACAAGATTTTCAATACCAGCGGTGGAGATTTATTAATCAAATTGATCAAACTAATGATGTAG
- a CDS encoding deoxyguanosinetriphosphate triphosphohydrolase gives MSEKMNWKDLLSAKRWGYEDRSVDSYLVARSEFQRDYDRLIFSSPFRRLQNKTQVFPLPGAVFVHNRLTHSLEVASVGRSLGRMFYAKLKEENPNLDADYPFLQEVGNIISAACLSHDLGNPAFGHSGESAISTYFTDGDGRKYQEQVTAEEWADLTHFEGNANALRILTHAFQGKDPKGFALTYTSLASIVKYPCLAIDGHLKKSHHRKKYGFFTEEQKAFEKIANELGLLKDPSNPKGYLRHPLVYLVEAADDICYNIIDLEDAHHLKILSYQEVEELLLPLCGKENLRDRLDGLLDTPSRVALLRAKAINTLIKGCVDVFIREQDKFLSGTFGSALMDALDEEIVAQMNKISKISIAKIYNAPTVVQIEIAGYRVMDALLKEFVPAYLKKNKNNYDKKLVALIPEQFYTEKQDSYSKIRCVLDFVSGMTDVYAIELYRKIKGITIPSID, from the coding sequence ATGTCTGAAAAAATGAATTGGAAAGATTTGCTCTCCGCAAAGCGCTGGGGTTACGAAGATCGGAGCGTAGATAGCTATCTCGTGGCGCGATCGGAATTTCAACGGGATTATGATCGTTTGATCTTTTCTTCCCCATTTCGAAGATTACAGAATAAAACACAGGTTTTTCCGCTGCCTGGTGCTGTATTCGTTCACAACAGATTGACCCATAGTTTGGAAGTAGCCAGCGTTGGGCGCTCTTTGGGACGTATGTTTTATGCAAAGTTGAAAGAGGAAAACCCCAATCTTGATGCGGATTATCCATTTCTTCAGGAAGTCGGCAATATTATTTCTGCAGCATGCCTTTCACATGACTTGGGTAATCCTGCCTTTGGCCACTCGGGTGAGTCTGCCATATCGACTTACTTCACAGACGGAGACGGGCGTAAATACCAAGAGCAGGTTACCGCTGAGGAATGGGCTGATTTAACCCATTTTGAGGGAAATGCTAATGCCTTACGTATCCTGACACATGCCTTTCAGGGAAAAGATCCCAAAGGATTTGCATTGACGTATACTTCTTTGGCGTCCATCGTGAAATATCCATGTTTGGCCATTGATGGCCATCTTAAGAAAAGCCATCACCGCAAGAAGTATGGCTTTTTTACAGAAGAGCAAAAAGCATTCGAAAAAATCGCCAATGAATTGGGCTTATTAAAAGATCCTTCTAATCCAAAAGGCTATCTGAGACACCCGTTGGTATATCTGGTGGAGGCTGCAGATGATATCTGTTACAATATTATAGACTTGGAAGATGCTCATCATCTGAAGATTTTATCTTATCAAGAAGTGGAAGAGTTGCTATTGCCGCTATGTGGCAAAGAGAATCTTCGCGACAGACTTGACGGTCTGCTGGATACGCCGAGCCGGGTAGCATTGTTGCGGGCCAAAGCGATCAATACCTTAATTAAAGGGTGTGTTGACGTCTTTATACGTGAACAGGATAAATTCTTGTCCGGAACATTCGGATCAGCGCTAATGGATGCACTTGATGAAGAGATTGTTGCACAGATGAACAAAATCTCGAAGATTTCCATCGCAAAAATCTACAATGCTCCCACGGTTGTACAGATTGAGATTGCTGGCTATCGGGTGATGGATGCACTTTTAAAAGAATTTGTTCCAGCGTACCTCAAGAAGAACAAGAATAATTACGATAAGAAACTTGTCGCTCTAATTCCTGAACAATTTTATACAGAAAAACAAGATTCCTATTCGAAGATTCGTTGCGTATTGGATTTTGTGTCAGGCATGACCGACGTTTATGCGATAGAGCTATATCGTAAGATCAAAGGAATAACGATACCTTCGATCGACTAA
- a CDS encoding energy transducer TonB, whose amino-acid sequence MCTSASAQMIAKRDIPTDSIAQDVDNFPYFKGGAVAWSRFLQYNLDLSRTVGTMDSVAYAKYGPKQTAILKFIVCEDGSICNIEIENPEKISPEFAKAVLSVMRKSPQWMPAQVNGKPVKTRFRQPVVAVIE is encoded by the coding sequence ATGTGTACTTCTGCAAGTGCGCAGATGATTGCTAAGCGCGATATCCCGACCGACAGTATTGCACAGGACGTTGATAATTTTCCTTATTTTAAAGGTGGGGCAGTGGCATGGTCCAGGTTTTTGCAATATAATCTGGATTTATCACGAACTGTTGGAACGATGGATAGTGTGGCTTATGCAAAATATGGTCCCAAACAGACAGCCATTCTTAAATTTATTGTATGCGAAGATGGGTCTATCTGCAATATCGAAATCGAGAACCCAGAAAAAATTAGCCCTGAGTTTGCAAAAGCTGTGTTGTCCGTTATGCGAAAATCGCCGCAGTGGATGCCAGCACAAGTTAATGGAAAACCAGTTAAAACGAGATTTAGACAGCCTGTAGTAGCTGTAATTGAATAA